In one Hemitrygon akajei chromosome 3, sHemAka1.3, whole genome shotgun sequence genomic region, the following are encoded:
- the LOC140724466 gene encoding succinate receptor 1-like, which produces MENNGDCVDINEGVERFYLTTMYSVEFIVGLIGNVTVISGYIFCLKNWKCSNIYLFFLSISDLLFICTLPMFVVQYANNSEWFYGEICCKFNRYFLNSNLYLSVLYLTCISIDRYLLVRNPTRLHWFQRKQTAIVICFTLWVFVSLELIPMFTFIGPKNITDNEDHIVVCIDYASSGNAWDSIIYSIFLTIVDFILPLCVMGFCCIQTAKSLKKISAQRRRNIKLEKPHRLVILALVIFTVLFTPYHIMRNVRIASRMDNDLSFCKRRGIKAAYALTRPIAYLSSAINPIFYFLLGDRFREILFRKMPFVGPRLMSLKSSATSITH; this is translated from the exons ATG GAAAATAATGGGGATTGTGTGGACATCAACGAAGGTGTGGAAAGGTTCTACCTCACAACAATGTACAGTGTCGAGTTCATTGTGGGGCTCATCGGGAATGTAACTGTGATAAGTGGttatatcttctgcctgaagAATTGGAAGTGCAGCAACATATACCTCttcttcctctccatctctgatctgtTATTTATTTGCACTCTTCCCATGTTTGTTGTCCAGTATGCAAATAACAGTGAATGGTTCTATGGTGAAATTTGCTGTAAGTTTAATCGATACTTCCTCAACTCTAACCTCTACCTGAGTGTTCTCTACCTCACCTGCATCAGCATTGACCGCTACTTGCTGGTAAGAAACCCGACAAGGCTTCACTGGTTCCAGAGAAAGCAGACGGCAATTGTGATCTGTTTCACCTTGTGGGTCTTCGTCAGCTTGGAGCTGATACCAATGTTTACATTCATTGGCCCGAAGAACATCACGGATAATGAAGATCACATTGTGGTTTGCATTGACTATGCCAGTTCGGGGAACGCGTGGGACAGCATTATTTATAGCATATTCCTCACCATCGTTGATTTCATCCTCCCGCTCTGTGTCATGGGATTCTGCTGCATTCAGACAGCTAAGAGCTTAAAGAAAATAAGTGCTCAACGCCGCAGGAACATTAAACTCGAAAAGCCCCATCGCCTTGTAATATTGGCATTAGTCATTTTCACAGTACTCTTTACCCCTTATCATATCATGCGAAATGTCCGTATTGCTTCCAGGATGGACAATGACCTATCGTTTTGCAAGCGTCGGGGCATAAAGGCTGCATATGCCCTCACGAGGCCTATCGCTTACCTTAGCTCTGCGATAAACCCCATCTTCTACTTCCTGCTCGGAGATCGATTCAGAGAGATCCTCTTCAGGAAGATGCCATTTGTGGGGCCAAGACTGATGTCCTTAAAGTCTTCAGCGACCAGCATTACTCATTAA